The DNA segment ACTGACCTGGACAACGCGCAGGTGCAGGTGCAGAACCGCGTGACCCGGACCGAGCCGAAGCTTCCAGAAGAAGTGACGCGCATCGGTATCACCGTCGACAAGGCCTCGCCCGACCTGACCATGGTTGTGCACTTGACCTCGCCGGACAAGCGCTACGACATGCTCTACCTGTCCAACTACGCGATCCTCAACATCAAGGATGAGCTGGCGCGTCTCGGCGGTGTCGGTGACGTGCAACTGTTCGGTATGGGCGATTACTCGCTGCGTGTCTGGCTCGATCCGAACAAGACCGCTTCGCGCAATCTGACCGCAACCGACGTGGTCACTGCGATCCGCGAGCAGAACCGTCAGGTCGCTGCCGGCCAGCTCGGCGCGCCCCCTGCCCCGACCGCGCAAAGCTTCCAGCTGTCGATCAACACTCAGGGCCGTCTGGTCACTGAGGAAGAGTTCGAAAACATCGTGATTCGTGCCGGCGACGACGGTGAAATCACCCGCCTCAAAGACATCGCCCGCGTCGAACTCGGTTCCAGCCAATACGCTTTGCGTTCGCTGCTGAACAACCAGCCGGCCGTGGCGATCCCGATCTTCCAGCGTCCGGGCTCCAACGCCATCGATATCTCGAACGAAGTTCGCGGCAAGATGGAAGAGCTGAAGAAAGGCTTCCCGCAGGGCATGGACTACAGCATCGTCTACGACCCGACGATCTTCGTGCGCGGCTCGATCGAAGCGGTGGTTCACACCCTGTTCGAAGCGCTGATTCTCGTGGTGCTGGTGGTGATCCTGTTCCTGCAGACCTGGCGCGCCTCGATCATTCCGTTGGTGGCGGTGCCGGTATCGTTGATCGGTACGTTTGCGGTGATGCACCTGTTCGGTTTCTCGCTCAACGCCTTGTCACTGTTCGGTCTGGTACTGGCGATTGGTATCGTGGTGGACGACGCCATCGTGGTGGTGGAGAACGTCGAGCGAAACATCGAGCTCGGACTGACACCGGTCGAAGCGACCAAACGGGCAATGCGTGAAGTGACCGGCCCGATCATTGCGACGGCGCTGGTGCTGTGTGCGGTATTCGTACCGGCAGCGTTCATTTCCGGCCTCACCGGGCAGTTCTACAAGCAGTTCGCCCTGACCATCGCCATCTCGACGGTGATCTCGGCCTTCAACTCGCTGACCCTGTCGCCAGCGCTGGCCGCCGTCCTGCTGAAAAGCCACGACGCACCGAAAGACCGCTTCTCGAAAGTGCTCGACAAGATCTTCGGTGGCTGGCTGTTCCGCCCGTTCAACCGTTTCTTCGATCGCGCCAGCCATGGCTACGTCGGCACCGTGCGCCGGGTTATTCGTGGCAGCGGCATCGCCCTGCTGCTGTACGCAGGCCTGATGGTGCTGACGTTCTTCGGTTTCTCCAGCACGCCGACCGGTTTCGTCCCCGGCCAGGACAAGCAATACCTCGTGGCCTTCGCGCAACTGCCGGACGCCTCGAGCCTGGACCGTACCGAAGACGTGATCAAGCGCATGTCTGACCTGGCGCTGAAACAGCCAGGCGTGGAAAGCGCCGTAGCGTTCCCGGGCCTGTCGATCAACGGCTTCACCAACAGCCCGAACGCCGGCATCGTGTTCGTCACCCTGAAACCGTTCGACGAGCGTAAAGACCCGAGCATGTCTGCCGGGGCAATCGCCGGGGCCTTGAACGGCCAGTACGCGAACATTCAAGAGGCGTACATGGCGATCTTCCCGCCACCGCCAGTACAGGGTCTGGGCACCATTGGTGGTTTCCGTCTGCAAATCGAAGACCGTGGCAACCTCGGTTACGACGAGCTGTACAAAGAAACCATGAACATCATCAACAAGAGCCACAACGTGCCGGAACTGGCCGGTCTGTTCACCAGTTACACCGTGAACGTGCCACAGGTCGATGCCGCCATCGACCGCGAAAAAGCCAAGACCCACGGCGTGGCCGTCAGCGACATCTTCGACACCCTGCAGATCTACCTGGGTTCGCTGTATGCCAACGACTTCAACCGCTTCGGGCGCACCTATCAGGTCAACGTTCAGGCCGAACAACAGTTCCGCCTCGAATCCGATCAGATCGGTCAGCTGAAAGTACGCAACAACAAAGGCGAAATGATCCCGCTGGCGACCTTCATCAAGGTCAGCGACACCTCGGGTCCGGATCGTGTGATGCATTACAACGGCTTCATCACCGCTGAAATCAACGGTGCGGCAGCTCCCGGTTACAGCTCCGGCCAGGCCGAAAAAGCCATCGAGAAATTGCTCAAGGACGAACTGCCGAACGGCATGACCTACGAGTGGACCGACCTGACCTACCAGCAGATTCTGTCTGGCAACACCGCGCTGTTCGTGTTCCCGCTCTGCGTACTGCTGGCGTTCCTGGTGCTCGCCGCGCAGTACGAAAGCTGGAGCCTGCCACTGGCGGTGATCCTGATCGTACCGATGACCCTGCTGTCGGCCATCACCGGCGTAATCATCTCGGGCGGTGACAACAACATCTTCACCCAGATCGGCCTCATCGTACTGGTGGGACTTGCATGCAAGAACGCGATTCTGATCGTCGAATTCGCCAAGGACAAACAGGAAGAAGGCCTCGACCCGCTCGCCGCGGTGCTGGAAGCCTGCCGTCTGCGTCTGCGGCCGATCCTGATGACCTCCTTCGCGTTCATCATGGGTGTGGTGCCACTGGTGTTCTCCAGCGGTGCCGGTGCCGAGATGCGTCACGCCATGGGTGTGGCGGTGTTCTCCGGGATGCTCGGGGTGACCTTCTTCGGTCTGTTGCTGACGCCAGTGTTCTACGTGCTGATCCGTAACTTCGTTGAACGCAGTGAGGCCCGCAAGGCGGCCAAGGCGCACAACCTTCCAAAGCCACTGGAGGCGCATCAATGAGTCTGAAAGTCTTCCTGCCGAGCCTGTTGGTGCTGGCCCTCAGCGCCTGCGCCGTCGGCCCCGACTACAAGACCCCAGCCACGGAGGCGGCCAACATCACGGCCGCCACCGACGGCGCCGCCGGGCAAAAGAACTTCGACCGGTCGAAATTCGAAGGCATCTGGTGGCAGCAATTCGATGACCCGACCCTCAACCAGTTGGTCACGCAATCGCTGCAAGGCAACCGTGAACTGCGCGTAGCGTTCGCCCGCTGGAAAGCCGCTCGGGCGATCCGCGACGATGCCAGCAACGACGCGATGCCGACCATCACCAGCCGTGCCAGCAGTGACCTGGGCAAAGGCCAGATTCCTGGCCAGACCACCGACCGGGTCAACAGCGAACGCTACGATCTGGGCCTGGACATGGCTTGGGAACTGGACCTGTTCGGGCGCATCCAGCGCAATCTGGAAGCCAGCGACGCCGACCAGCAGGCGGCCGAAGCCGACCTGTATCAACTGCAAGTCACCATGATTGCCGAACTGGTCGACGCTTACGGGCAACTGCGTGGTGCGCAACTGCGTGAAAAGATTGCCGTGGCCAACCTGAACAACCAGGTCGAGTCGCGCAAGATCACCGTCAGCCTGCGTGATGCCGGTGTCGGCGATCAGCTCGACGTCGAACGCGCCGATGCGCGCCTGGCCAACGTCGAAGCGACCGTGCCGCAATTGCAGGCGGAACAGGTGCGGCAGAAAAACCGCATCGCCACCCTGCTCGGCGAGCGCCCGGACAAGCTGACCGTCGACCTCAGCCCGAAAGACCTGCCAGCGATTGCCAAGGCCTTGCCGATCGGCGATCCGGGTGAACTGCTGCAACGTCGCCCGGACATTCTCAGCGCTGAACGCCAACTGGCCTCAGCCACGGCGCGCATCGGTGTGGCCAAGGCCGATCTGTTCCCACGGGTCAGCCTCAGCGGCTTCCTCGGCTGGACCGCCGGGCGCGGCTCGCAAATCGGCTCCTCGGCCGCCAACGCCTGGGCCCTCGGCCCGAGCATCACCTGGGCTGCATTTGACCTCGGCAGCGTGCGCGCCCGTTTGCGCGGCGCCGATGCCGAAGCCGAAGGCGCCCTGGCGACCTATGAGCAGCAAGTGCTGCTGGCGCTGGAAGAATCGGAAAACGCCTTCAGCGATTACGGCAAGCGTCAGCAACGGCTGATTTCGCTGATCCGCCAGAGTGAATCGAGCCGCAAGGCCGCCGACCTCGCTGAAATCCGCTACCGCGAAGGCACCACCGACTTCCTCGTGTTGCTCGATGCACAGCGCGAACGGCTGAACGCCGAAGACAGCCAGGCCCAGGCCGAAGTTGATCTGTATCGCGGCATCGTCGCCATCTACAAAGCCCTCGGCGGCGGCTGGCAGCCGGAGACCGTTGCCAGCAAATAACCGTTGTAACTGAGCTCCTTTGGTTGGCCGCAACCAACCAATTTTTTTGCCCCGCGTATCATTCGGTCGCGGGGTTTTTTTTTGGTTTTTTTATGGTTTTTTATGGTTTGTGATTTTGTTGGGGGTCGTGGTGGGTCAGTTTCAGTGGTGTCGGCTGACCGGCCGCCATCGCTTGCAGGCAAGCTCCCACATTTTGATCGCATTCTTTCAGTTGGGATGCGGTCGACCTGTGGGAGCCAGCCTGCTGGCGATGAACGATAACGCGGTAGGCCTGCAGATCCCCTCACCCCAGCCCTCCCGAAACGTCGGACCGCCCGGAGGGAGAGGGAACTGACCGGGGTGGATGAAAGAGATGCGCCAACGCGCAACACCGAGTCGAACTCAGGTTTTGAACGGCCCACAAATCGGCTCCCTCTCCAAGGGGAGAGGGCTGGGGTGAGGGGCGAATCCACCACAAATCCCAAGCCAATCACCCGCTTCTAACCACTCAACAATGAGCGTTAGCTCGCGTGCCCTTGATCTTGATCTTGCCTAACCAGCGACATCGGAAGGCTGAGCGGAGGGATTGATCCGGGCGTGGGAGCGCAGCGACCGTACGACGAAGTCGTACACAGCGGAAGGAGGTGCAGCGAAGCAAACCGTAGCCGCTGCGCCCGGATCGATCCCGCAGCGAAGGGACCCGAGCCTGCGAGGGCCGAACGTAGGAGCAAGCCTTTTCGGTTACCTTTTCGGCGTTTGGAAAAGGTGACCCGCCGTCAGGGCGGAACCCTAAGCCGCCGTGACCGCAGCAACGGATATGTCCACAGCAAACCAAAAAACTCAGCACCTGAAAGAAAGCCATCGCTTGCAGGCAAGCTCCCACATTTGGAACGCACTCTTCCCGTGAAACCCATGGCCGCCTGAAATGCATTCTTGCTGTGAAACTCATTACGGCCTGGAATGCATTCCAAATGTGGGAGCCAGCCTGCTGGCGATGAGGCCCTCGAAAAACAAGAAAATCTGCTACCAATCCACTCCGCCGATTACTCCGCACGCTGCTTGGTGTTAAATAGGCGCCAGTCTTAACCTTGTCGCCTGAAGCCGTGCAACGAGAACTGCCATGAACAGCTATTGCTACAACGCCCAACCGCAAACGGCGGTACGCGCATGATCGAAGTTACTGAAGTGTCCATCGCGCAATTGCGCGCCGCACTCGAATCCGGCCAGACCACCGCGGTCGAGCTGGTCGAGGCCTATCTGGCGCGCATCGATGCCTACGACGGCCCCGACACACCGACCGCGCTGAACGCCGTGGTGGTGCGCAACCCCGAAGCCTTGAACGAGGCCCGCGCCTCTGACGCACGCCGCGCCAAAGGCAAGACCCTCGGCCCGCTCGACGGCATTCCTTACACCGCCAAGGACAGTTATCTGGTCAAAGGCCTGACCGCCGCGTCGGGCAGCCCGGCCTTCGCCGATCTGGTGGCCCATCGCGACGCGTTCACCATCGAGCGCCTGCGCGCCGCCGGGGCGATTTGCCTGGGCAAGACCAACATGCCGCCGATGGCCAATGGCGGCATGCAGCGCGGCGTATATGGCCGGGCTGAAAGCCCTTACAACGCCGCCTACCTGACCGCGCCGTTCGCCTCCGGCTCGTCGAACGGTGCCGGTACCGCCACCGCTGCGAGTTTCGCCGCGTTCGGTCTGGCGGAAGAAACCTGGTCGAGTGGCCGTGGCCCGGCGTCCAACAACGGCTTGTGCGCGTATACGCCGTCGCGCGGGGTGATCTCGGTGCGCGGCAACTGGCCGCTGACGCCTACCATGGACGTGGTGGTGCCCTTCGCCCGGACCATGGCCGACTTGCTCGAAGTGCTCGACGTGGTGGTCGCCGAAGACCCGGACACCCGTGGCGACCTCTGGCGCCTGCAACCGTGGGTGCCGATCCCGCGCGTCAGCGAAGTGCGCCCGGCGTCCTACGCCGAACTGGCAACTGACCGCGCAGCGCTGGCCGGCAAGCGTTTCGCCATTCCGCGCATGTACATCAATGCCGATCCCGAGGCTGGCACCAGCGAAGCCCCCGGCATCGGCGGCCCGACCGGCCAGCGCATCAACACCCGCGCCTCGGTGATCGAGCTGTGGCAGCAGGCGCGTCAGGCGCTGGAAGCGGCCGGCGCTGAAGTGATCGAAACCGATTTCCCGCTCGTCTCCAATTGCGAAGGTGATCGCCCCGGCGCGCCAACCGTGTTCAACCGCGGGCTGGTGTCGAAAGAGTTTCTGCATCATGAACTGTGGGACCTGACCGCGTGGGCGTTCGACGACTTCCTGCAAGCCAACGGTGACCCGAAACTCAATCGTCTGGTTGACGTCGTCGGGCCGAAGATCTTCCCGCACGATCCGGGCACCCTGCCCAACCGTGAAGGCGATCTGGCCGCCGGCATGGACGAATATGTGCGCATGGCCGAACGCGGCATCACTCCGTGGAATGAAATCCCCACCGTTGCCGACGGCCTGCGCGGCCTCGAACAGACCCGACGTATCGACCTCGAAGACTGGATGGACAACCTCGGCCTCGACGCCGTGCTGTTCCCCACCGTCGCCGACGTCGGCCCGGCGGACGCGGACGTCAATCCGGCCTCCGCCGATATCGCCTGGAGCAACGGCATCTGGGTGGCCAATGGCAACCTCGCGATCCGCCACCTCGGCGTACCGACCGTCACCGTGCCCATGGGTGTCATGGCCGACATCGGCATGCCCGTCGGCCTGACCTTCGCCGGCCGCGCCTACGATGACTCCAGCCTGCTGCGCCTGGCCGCCGCCTTCGAATCCACCGCCAACAAACGCCAGATCCCCCCGCGCACACCACCGCTGTCGGCCAAGGGGCAGTGAAGATCTTTATTTGAAATGCAATCACTGTAGGAGCCAGCCCTCTGGCGATAGCTGACTTTCAGTCAATGAAAGGTTGAGTGTTCAACCGCTATCGCTTGCAGGCAAGCTCCCACATTTTGATCGCATTCTTCCTGTTGGAACGCAGTCAACCTGTGGGAGCC comes from the Pseudomonas granadensis genome and includes:
- a CDS encoding efflux RND transporter permease subunit, whose protein sequence is MNFSQFFISRPIFAAVLSLLILIAGAISLFQLPISEYPEVVPPTVVVRANFPGANPKVIGETVAAPLEQAITGVENMLYMSSQSTADGKITLTITFALGTDLDNAQVQVQNRVTRTEPKLPEEVTRIGITVDKASPDLTMVVHLTSPDKRYDMLYLSNYAILNIKDELARLGGVGDVQLFGMGDYSLRVWLDPNKTASRNLTATDVVTAIREQNRQVAAGQLGAPPAPTAQSFQLSINTQGRLVTEEEFENIVIRAGDDGEITRLKDIARVELGSSQYALRSLLNNQPAVAIPIFQRPGSNAIDISNEVRGKMEELKKGFPQGMDYSIVYDPTIFVRGSIEAVVHTLFEALILVVLVVILFLQTWRASIIPLVAVPVSLIGTFAVMHLFGFSLNALSLFGLVLAIGIVVDDAIVVVENVERNIELGLTPVEATKRAMREVTGPIIATALVLCAVFVPAAFISGLTGQFYKQFALTIAISTVISAFNSLTLSPALAAVLLKSHDAPKDRFSKVLDKIFGGWLFRPFNRFFDRASHGYVGTVRRVIRGSGIALLLYAGLMVLTFFGFSSTPTGFVPGQDKQYLVAFAQLPDASSLDRTEDVIKRMSDLALKQPGVESAVAFPGLSINGFTNSPNAGIVFVTLKPFDERKDPSMSAGAIAGALNGQYANIQEAYMAIFPPPPVQGLGTIGGFRLQIEDRGNLGYDELYKETMNIINKSHNVPELAGLFTSYTVNVPQVDAAIDREKAKTHGVAVSDIFDTLQIYLGSLYANDFNRFGRTYQVNVQAEQQFRLESDQIGQLKVRNNKGEMIPLATFIKVSDTSGPDRVMHYNGFITAEINGAAAPGYSSGQAEKAIEKLLKDELPNGMTYEWTDLTYQQILSGNTALFVFPLCVLLAFLVLAAQYESWSLPLAVILIVPMTLLSAITGVIISGGDNNIFTQIGLIVLVGLACKNAILIVEFAKDKQEEGLDPLAAVLEACRLRLRPILMTSFAFIMGVVPLVFSSGAGAEMRHAMGVAVFSGMLGVTFFGLLLTPVFYVLIRNFVERSEARKAAKAHNLPKPLEAHQ
- a CDS encoding amidase, whose translation is MIEVTEVSIAQLRAALESGQTTAVELVEAYLARIDAYDGPDTPTALNAVVVRNPEALNEARASDARRAKGKTLGPLDGIPYTAKDSYLVKGLTAASGSPAFADLVAHRDAFTIERLRAAGAICLGKTNMPPMANGGMQRGVYGRAESPYNAAYLTAPFASGSSNGAGTATAASFAAFGLAEETWSSGRGPASNNGLCAYTPSRGVISVRGNWPLTPTMDVVVPFARTMADLLEVLDVVVAEDPDTRGDLWRLQPWVPIPRVSEVRPASYAELATDRAALAGKRFAIPRMYINADPEAGTSEAPGIGGPTGQRINTRASVIELWQQARQALEAAGAEVIETDFPLVSNCEGDRPGAPTVFNRGLVSKEFLHHELWDLTAWAFDDFLQANGDPKLNRLVDVVGPKIFPHDPGTLPNREGDLAAGMDEYVRMAERGITPWNEIPTVADGLRGLEQTRRIDLEDWMDNLGLDAVLFPTVADVGPADADVNPASADIAWSNGIWVANGNLAIRHLGVPTVTVPMGVMADIGMPVGLTFAGRAYDDSSLLRLAAAFESTANKRQIPPRTPPLSAKGQ
- a CDS encoding efflux transporter outer membrane subunit → MSLKVFLPSLLVLALSACAVGPDYKTPATEAANITAATDGAAGQKNFDRSKFEGIWWQQFDDPTLNQLVTQSLQGNRELRVAFARWKAARAIRDDASNDAMPTITSRASSDLGKGQIPGQTTDRVNSERYDLGLDMAWELDLFGRIQRNLEASDADQQAAEADLYQLQVTMIAELVDAYGQLRGAQLREKIAVANLNNQVESRKITVSLRDAGVGDQLDVERADARLANVEATVPQLQAEQVRQKNRIATLLGERPDKLTVDLSPKDLPAIAKALPIGDPGELLQRRPDILSAERQLASATARIGVAKADLFPRVSLSGFLGWTAGRGSQIGSSAANAWALGPSITWAAFDLGSVRARLRGADAEAEGALATYEQQVLLALEESENAFSDYGKRQQRLISLIRQSESSRKAADLAEIRYREGTTDFLVLLDAQRERLNAEDSQAQAEVDLYRGIVAIYKALGGGWQPETVASK